The following proteins are encoded in a genomic region of Hippocampus zosterae strain Florida chromosome 2, ASM2543408v3, whole genome shotgun sequence:
- the LOC127596512 gene encoding bone morphogenetic protein receptor type-2-like produces MPVGRTTTMQCLAKFCFCLALLLTPVAAAQGEERECAFTDQEQQSEVERVVGGEGRVSPENTTIRCAKGSNCFGLWEKSPPGEVRLVKQGCWTYPSDYQKCRDDRCVVNNLSPQTQNGTYHFCCCGSDMCNVNFTEDFSPPSPATAQPIYPHTLRYEETIIIALATVSVLAVIAVAAFFGYRMMRGDSKQGLHNLNMMEAAGSESSLDLDNLKLLELIGRGRYGAVYCGSLDERPVAVKVFTASNRQNFLNECSIYRLPLLEHDNIASFVAADERSGPEGRTEYLLVMDYYPHGSLSRYLSVQTNDWVNSCRLAHSVTRGLAYLHTELFKGDMYKPAVSHRDLNSRNILVKADGTCVIIDFGLSMKLTGNRPARHGEEENAAISEVGTIRYMAPEVLEGAVNLRDCESALKQVDMYALGLVYWETFMRCTDLFPGESVPEYQMAFQAEAGNHPTFEDMQVLVSREKQRPKFPEAWKENSLAVRSLKETMEDCWDQDAEARLTAQCAEERQAELLLIWDRSKSVSPTLNPMSTTLHNERNRVTPKSGPYAEHSSTYIEEHEGVAKNTQSDPTSSAGGRLGGGTGERNRNSINQERQQQANARMPSPEGSSTSGACLGLRGSPSASTTTTTIISESEGPSGSAAVPVCLHLTQEDLETTKLDPKEVDKNLKESSDENLMEHSQKQFCSPDPLSPGSSSLLYPLIKMASEASGASEPPPAVPTAVFPLPKQQNLPKRPSSLSLRSKSAKKESSSSSLRFKFGRSGKSNLRQVEGSKINGGAVTGPNVDAEAHRGAGINNIPALREARANGGVNGPVNGHNTGAVASAAVGGASGVIANGNGALRSDDGRLSLGVITASPDEHEPLLSREPPDPGDASSSGVAALRSARPNTNNNNSNTGRGRGDGESGGESEGGGDEDTEGVGGAPTGPPGEGAGASHSPMSVTMRDEYPLRQPRVRRPERPNSLDLSFTTQDLASLGDSLGHPDSALGNGDKIKKRVKTPYSLKKWRPTTWVISTDARGLEVNNNNNGGSGRGGQGRGHNRPKSASAIYLRGGDLVGERGDTHV; encoded by the exons CGGCACAGGGCGAAGAGCGAGAGTGTGCCTTCACAGACCAGGAGCAGCAGTCGGAGGTGGAGCGAGTGGTGGGGGGCGAGGGCCGAGTCTCGCCAGAGAATACCACCATCCGATGTGCCAAGGGCAGCAACTGCTTCGGCTTGTGGGAGAAAAGTCCACCAGGCGAAGTCCGTCTGGTCAAACAAG GTTGTTGGACCTACCCTAGCGACTACCAAAAATGTCGCGATGACCGCTGCGTGGTGAACAACCTGTCGCCGCAGACCCAGAACGGGACGTACCACTTCTGCTGTTGCGGAAGTGACATGTGCAATGTCAATTTCACAGAGGACTTCTCGCCTCCCAGCCCCGCCACTGCACAGCCCATCT ACCCTCACACTCTGCGCTATGAAGAGACAATAATCATCGCCCTGGCAACCGTCTCCGTGCTGGCCGTCATCGCGGTAGCTGCTTTCTTTGGTTACCGCATGATGCGTG gagacAGTAAGCAAGGTCTTCACAATCTGAACATGATGGAAGCTGCTGGCTCCGAGAGCTCTTTGGACCTGGATAATCTCAAACTGCTCGAG CTGATTGGCCGGGGTCGATACGGCGCCGTCTATTGCGGCTCCCTCGACGAGCGACCTGTCGCCGTCAAGGTTTTCACCGCCAGCAACCGCCAGAACTTCCTCAATGAATGCTCCATCTACCGGCTGCCACTACTGGAGCACGACAACATCGCCTCCTTTGTGGCTGCTGATGAGCGGTCGGGCCCGGAGGGGCGTACCGAGTACCTGCTGGTCATGGATTACTACCCCCAC GGCTCGCTGAGTCGCTACCTGAGCGTTCAGACCAACGACTGGGTCAACAGCTGTCGGCTTGCTCATTCTGTCACTCGGGGATTGGCGTACCTGCACACTGAACTCTTCAAAGGAG ACATGTACAAGCCAGCGGTCTCCCACCGGGACCTGAACAGTCGGAATATTCTCGTCAAGGCCGATGGCACTTGCGTCATCATCGATTTCGGGCTGTCCATGAAGCTGACGGGCAACAGGCCGGCGCGTCACGGGGAGGAGGAAAACGCTGCTATcagtgag GTGGGCACCATCCGCTACATGGCACcagaggtgttggagggagccGTGAATCTGAGGGACTGTGAGTCGGCCCTGAAACAGGTGGACATGTATGCTCTGGGCCTGGTCTACTGGGAGACCTTCATGAGATGTACCGACCTTTTCCCCG GCGAATCGGTGCCAGAGTACCAGATGGCCTTCCAGGCGGAGGCCGGGAACCACCCGACGTTCGAGGACATGCAAGTGCTGGTGTCGAGGGAGAAACAGCGGCCCAAATTCCCAGAGGCCTGGAAAGAGAACAGCTTG GCGGTTCGCTCTCTCAAGGAGACGATGGAGGACTGCTGGGACCAGGATGCGGAGGCCCGCCTGACAGCCCAGTGCGCCGAGGAACGGCAGGCCGAGCTGCTCCTCATTTGGGACCGCTCCAAATCGGTCAGCCCCACGCTCAACCCCATGTCGACCACTCTGCACAacgagag AAACCGGGTCACCCCCAAGTCTGGCCCGTACGCTGAGCATTCCTCCACTTATATCGAAGAACACGAGGGCGTGGCCAAAAACACGCAGTCCGATCCCACCAGCTCCGCAGGTGGCCGATTGGGGGGCGGGACCGGAGAGAGGAACAGGAACTCCATCAACCAAGAGCGCCAGCAGCAAGCGAACGCCCGGATGCCCAGCCCGGAGGGGAGCAGCACCAGCGGGGCTTGCTTGGGTCTCAGAGGGAGCCCCTCGGCCTCGACCACAACCACCACGATCATTTCGGAGTCCGAGGGGCCATCGGGCAGCGCCGCGGTCCCCGTCTGCCTCCACCTAACCCAAGAAGACCTGGAGACCACCAAGCTGGACCCCAAAGAGGTGGACAAGAACCTGAAAGAGAGCTCAGACGAGAACCTGATGGAACACTCGCAGAAGCAGTTCTGCTCGCCGGACCCGCTGAGCCCCGGGAGCTCCAGCTTGCTGTACCCCCTCATCAAGATGGCGAGCGAAGCCTCGGGCGCCTCCGAGCCGCCCCCCGCCGTTCCCACCGCCGTCTTCCCTCTGCCCAAGCAGCAGAACCTACCTAAAAGGCCGTCGAGCTTGTCCCTGCGTAGCAAGTCGGCCAAGAAGGAGTCGTCGTCCTCTTCCCTCAGGTTCAAGTTCGGGCGATCGGGGAAGTCCAACCTGCGGCAGGTGGAGGGATCCAAGATCAACGGCGGCGCGGTAACGGGCCCCAACGTGGATGCGGAAGCTCATCGAGGCGCGGGTATCAACAACATACCGGCCCTGCGAGAGGCTCGCGCCAACGGCGGCGTCAACGGCCCCGTCAACGGTCACAACACGGGCGCGGTCGCTTCCGCGGCCGTCGGCGGCGCGTCGGGCGTCATCGCCAATGGAAACGGAGCGTTGCGGTCCGACGACGGCCGCCTCAGCCTCGGCGTCATCACGGCCAGCCCGGACGAACACGAGCCGCTGCTGAGCCGCGAGCCGCCGGATCCCGGGGACGCGTCATCTTCCGGCGTGGCGGCGTTGCGCTCGGCCCGAcccaacaccaacaacaacaacagcaacacggGCCGCGGCCGGGGCGACGGCGAGAGCGGAGGCGAGAGCGAAGGAGGCGGCGACGAGGATACGGAAGGAGTTGGCGGGGCTCCGACGGGGCCCCCGGGAGAAGGCGCCGGTGCCTCGCACTCTCCGATGAGCGTCACCATGCGAGACGAGTACCCGCTCAGGCAGCCCCGAGTCCGCAGACCAGAGAGACCAAACTCCTTGGACCTGTCCTTCACCACACAAGACTTGGCCTCGTTAG GCGACAGCTTGGGGCACCCGGACAGCGCTTTGGGCAACGGCGATAAGATCAAGAAACGAGTCAAGACGCCATATTCGCTGAAGAAATGGCGGCCGACCACGTGGGTCATCTCAACAGACGCCAGGGGGCTCGAggtcaacaacaataacaacggCGGCTCAGGCCGGGGCGGCCAAGGTCGCGGCCACAACCGGCCCAAGTCCGCTTCGGCCATCTACCTGCGGGGCGGAGACTTGGTCGGCGAGCGCGGCGACACGCATGTGTGA
- the fam117ba gene encoding protein FAM117B has protein sequence RSGLTSIHDTQADVRNGLILFFFFFPPVLTCLHFQDGLPYSYSPSAFSSESISGLKLNHASSPSAALGASLILLSAPHHLAQLWPSQCATAGSHLEGPWPQDDCQQRHLSYMRDKATQTPRAWADERRRGSHKRSASCGSTDQLKEIAKLRQQLQRSKRSSRHRRDKERKSPFNGSHAIMQSQVAMPKTILIPIPISKSSAPRFRNSVEGLNQEIERIIIRDTPEKDETIVPQDVPDGHRAPPPVPPQRSSSTRSIDTQTPSGGGLSGSHSNNGSRPDSISPSYLTVLNDAVGGSPFDDKELGPCSPLPKYAASPRPNNSYTFKREPPEGCEKVKVSEESLPKSLQEVPPFLCPDRNKVNFIPNSGSAFCLVSILKPLLPAPDLNFRSGVGLRSLSPSLVPLSTQPCLLEEPESF, from the exons CGGTCGGGATTAACATCAATCCATGACACACAAGCCGACGTGCGAAACGGActcatcctgtttttttttttttttccccccgtgttGACATGTTTACATTTCCAGGACGGGCTTCCCTATTCCTACTCTCCTTCCGCCTTCTCCTCAGAAAGCATCAGTGGCCTTAAACTGAATCACGCGTCGTCCCCTTCGGCCGCCCTCGGAGCCTCCCTCATTCTCCTGTCCGCCCCCCACCATCTCGCCCAGCTGTGGCCCTCGCAGTGCGCGACCGCTGGCTCTCACCTGGAAGGTCCTTGGCCTCAGGACGACTGCCAGCAGCGGCACCTTTCCTACATGAGGGACAAGGCCACACAA ACCCCCAGGGCCTGGGCAGATGAGAGGAGGCGAGGCTCTCACAAGCGCTCGGCTTCCTGTGGGAGCACCGACCAGCTCAAGGAG ATCGCCAAGCTGCGGCAGCAACTCCAGCGCAGCAAGCGGAGCAGCCGTCATCGGAGGGACAAAGAGCGCAAGTCGCCCTTCAATGGCAGCCATGCCATCATGCAGTCGCAG GTGGCCATGCCCAAGACCATCCTGATCCCCATCCCCATCTCCAAGTCATCCGCTCCTCGTTTCCGCAACAGCGTGGAGGGTCTCAACCAGGAGATCGAACGCATCATCATCCGAGACACGCCTGAGAAGGATGAGACCATTGTG CCCCAAGACGTTCCCGACGGGCACCGGGCGCCGCCGCCCGTCCCCCCGCAGCGCAGCAGCAGCACCCGCAGCATCGACACGCAGACCCCGTCGGGGGGCGGCCTGAGCGGAAGCCACAGCAACAACGGCAGCCGCCCCGACTCCATCTCGCCGTCCTACCTCACCGTCCTCAACGACGCGGTCGGCGGCAGCCCCTTTGACGACAAAG AGCTCGGTCCCTGCTCACCGCTGCCAAAATACGCCGCCTCTCCGCGGCCCAACAACAGTTATACGTTCAAGAGAGAACCTCCGGAGGGCTGCGAGAAAGTCAAAGTGTCTGAGGAGTCCCT GCCCAAAAGCCTGCAGGAGGTGCCCCCATTCCTGTGTCCCGACCGCAACAAGGTCAACTTCATCCCCAACAGCGGCTCGGCCTTCTGCCTCGTCAGCATCCTCAAGCCCCTGCTCCCGGCCCCGGACCTTAACTTTCGCTCCGGGGTGGGCCTGCGCAGTCTGTCCCCGTCGCTGGTGCCTCTGTCCACCCAGCCCTGCCTCCTGGAGGAGCCGGAGAGCTTCTGA